From the genome of Camelus dromedarius isolate mCamDro1 chromosome 19, mCamDro1.pat, whole genome shotgun sequence, one region includes:
- the C19H6orf136 gene encoding uncharacterized protein C6orf136 homolog isoform X3, whose protein sequence is MGEEGPGPELHSGCLDGLRSLFEGPPWPCPGALIPFQAPGTAHPSPATPSGDPSMEEHLAVMYERLRQELPNLFLHSHDYTLYSSDVEFINEILNIRTKGRTWYILSLTLCRFLAWNYFAQLRLEVLQLTRHPENWTLQARWRLVGLPIHLLFLRFYKRDKEELYRTYDAYSTFYLNSNGLICRHRLDKLMPSHSPPTPVKKLLVGALVALGLSEPEPNLQLCSKD, encoded by the exons ATGGGGGAGGAGGGACCAGGACCTGAGTTACATAGTGGCTGTCTGGATGGGCTTCGGAGCCTATTTGAGGGACCTCCCTGGCCCTGTCCTGGGGCTTTGATACCTTTCCAAGCCCCTGGGACTGCCCACCCTTCCCCTGCCACTCCATCAGGAGATCCGAGTATGGAGGAGCACTTAGCTGTCATGTATGAGAGACTGAGACAAGAG cttcccAATCTCTTCCTTCACTCCCACGACTACACTCTCTACTCATCGGATGTGGAATTCATCAATGAGATCCTGAACATACGTACCAA GGGCCGGACATGGTATATTCTGTCACTGACCCTCTGCCGCTTCCTGGCCTGGAACTATTTTGCACAACTTCGGCTGGAGGTTCTACAGCTGACCCGCCACCCTGAGAACTGGACCCTGCAAGCCCGCTGGCGGCTTGTGGGGCTGCCCATCCATCTGCTCTTTCTGCGTTTCTATAAGCGTGATAAGGAAGAACTTTACCG GACCTATGATGCCTATTCCACCTTCTACCTGAATTCCAATGGCCTCATTTGTCGCCATCGCCTAGACAAA CTGATGCCTTCACATTCACCCCCAACGCCTGTGAAGAAGCTGCTAGTGGGAGCCCTGGTGGCTCTGGGGCTGTCGGAGCCAGAACCCAACTTACAACTGTGTTCCAAGGACTGA
- the C19H6orf136 gene encoding uncharacterized protein C6orf136 homolog isoform X2 — protein MYQPSRGAARRLGPCLRAYQARPQDQLSPRPLPFPPLWPLSTATTSPPLPLLWSPPPPCLPTRLLPRAPPLPLPQVQALTSPWVVLPPGMGEEGPGPELHSGCLDGLRSLFEGPPWPCPGALIPFQAPGTAHPSPATPSGDPSMEEHLAVMYERLRQELPNLFLHSHDYTLYSSDVEFINEILNIRTKGRTWYILSLTLCRFLAWNYFAQLRLEVLQLTRHPENWTLQARWRLVGLPIHLLFLRFYKRDKEELYRTYDAYSTFYLNSNGLICRHRLDKLSPCS, from the exons ATGTACCAGCCCAGCCGGGGGGCGGCCCGGCGCTTGGGCCCCTGCCTCCGTGCCTACCAGGCTCGTCCCCAG GACCAGCTTTCTCCACGGCCTCTACCATTCCCACCCCTTTGGCCCCTCTCCACTGCAACCACTTCTCCACCTTTGCCTCTTCTTtggtctcccccacccccatgccttcCCACACGGCTGCTTCCCAGAGCTCCCCCACTACCTCTCCCTCAGGTCCAAGCCCTCACCTCACCATGGGTGGTTCTCCCCCCAGGAATGGGGGAGGAGGGACCAGGACCTGAGTTACATAGTGGCTGTCTGGATGGGCTTCGGAGCCTATTTGAGGGACCTCCCTGGCCCTGTCCTGGGGCTTTGATACCTTTCCAAGCCCCTGGGACTGCCCACCCTTCCCCTGCCACTCCATCAGGAGATCCGAGTATGGAGGAGCACTTAGCTGTCATGTATGAGAGACTGAGACAAGAG cttcccAATCTCTTCCTTCACTCCCACGACTACACTCTCTACTCATCGGATGTGGAATTCATCAATGAGATCCTGAACATACGTACCAA GGGCCGGACATGGTATATTCTGTCACTGACCCTCTGCCGCTTCCTGGCCTGGAACTATTTTGCACAACTTCGGCTGGAGGTTCTACAGCTGACCCGCCACCCTGAGAACTGGACCCTGCAAGCCCGCTGGCGGCTTGTGGGGCTGCCCATCCATCTGCTCTTTCTGCGTTTCTATAAGCGTGATAAGGAAGAACTTTACCG GACCTATGATGCCTATTCCACCTTCTACCTGAATTCCAATGGCCTCATTTGTCGCCATCGCCTAGACAAA CTTTCTCCCTGCAGCTGA
- the C19H6orf136 gene encoding uncharacterized protein C6orf136 homolog isoform X1: MYQPSRGAARRLGPCLRAYQARPQDQLSPRPLPFPPLWPLSTATTSPPLPLLWSPPPPCLPTRLLPRAPPLPLPQVQALTSPWVVLPPGMGEEGPGPELHSGCLDGLRSLFEGPPWPCPGALIPFQAPGTAHPSPATPSGDPSMEEHLAVMYERLRQELPNLFLHSHDYTLYSSDVEFINEILNIRTKGRTWYILSLTLCRFLAWNYFAQLRLEVLQLTRHPENWTLQARWRLVGLPIHLLFLRFYKRDKEELYRTYDAYSTFYLNSNGLICRHRLDKLMPSHSPPTPVKKLLVGALVALGLSEPEPNLQLCSKD, translated from the exons ATGTACCAGCCCAGCCGGGGGGCGGCCCGGCGCTTGGGCCCCTGCCTCCGTGCCTACCAGGCTCGTCCCCAG GACCAGCTTTCTCCACGGCCTCTACCATTCCCACCCCTTTGGCCCCTCTCCACTGCAACCACTTCTCCACCTTTGCCTCTTCTTtggtctcccccacccccatgccttcCCACACGGCTGCTTCCCAGAGCTCCCCCACTACCTCTCCCTCAGGTCCAAGCCCTCACCTCACCATGGGTGGTTCTCCCCCCAGGAATGGGGGAGGAGGGACCAGGACCTGAGTTACATAGTGGCTGTCTGGATGGGCTTCGGAGCCTATTTGAGGGACCTCCCTGGCCCTGTCCTGGGGCTTTGATACCTTTCCAAGCCCCTGGGACTGCCCACCCTTCCCCTGCCACTCCATCAGGAGATCCGAGTATGGAGGAGCACTTAGCTGTCATGTATGAGAGACTGAGACAAGAG cttcccAATCTCTTCCTTCACTCCCACGACTACACTCTCTACTCATCGGATGTGGAATTCATCAATGAGATCCTGAACATACGTACCAA GGGCCGGACATGGTATATTCTGTCACTGACCCTCTGCCGCTTCCTGGCCTGGAACTATTTTGCACAACTTCGGCTGGAGGTTCTACAGCTGACCCGCCACCCTGAGAACTGGACCCTGCAAGCCCGCTGGCGGCTTGTGGGGCTGCCCATCCATCTGCTCTTTCTGCGTTTCTATAAGCGTGATAAGGAAGAACTTTACCG GACCTATGATGCCTATTCCACCTTCTACCTGAATTCCAATGGCCTCATTTGTCGCCATCGCCTAGACAAA CTGATGCCTTCACATTCACCCCCAACGCCTGTGAAGAAGCTGCTAGTGGGAGCCCTGGTGGCTCTGGGGCTGTCGGAGCCAGAACCCAACTTACAACTGTGTTCCAAGGACTGA